One genomic window of Methanosarcina acetivorans C2A includes the following:
- the hdrA2 gene encoding CoB-CoM heterodisulfide reductase HdrA2, with protein sequence MRIGVYICHCGLNIAGVIDVSALEAMANELEDVVLAREVQFLCSDSGQEGIIKDIKDNKLDRVVVAACSPRLHEKTFRHVMEKAGLNPYLMEMVNIREQCSWVHADDPQMATQKAFDLIRMGVAKARFLRELSATNSKASRNVLIIGGGVAGIEAALNLAEAGFPVTMVEKESTIGGKMALMNEVFPTNDCSICVLAPKMTEVQNHPNITLYTYSEVTDISGSVGKFHVRVKRKPRFVLEDKCKGCVDLCSGVCPVEIENPMNYGIGKTRAIYMPIPQSVPQVVLIDPDHCVGCGLCQLACPAEAVDYEQKPEEIEFEAGAIIVSTGYQLFDASRKKEYGFGKYPDVITNMQLERMLNSAGPTGGRVLVPSTGEPPKSVAFIQCVGSRDKTVGNEYCSRVCCMAALKNSQMVKERYPDTDVTIHYIDIRAAGEMYEEYYTRTQEMGVDFIRGKVAEVYSGEDGRPVVRFENTLESSVEEEAHDLVVLSTGYEPTKAAEGIGRMLNLARRPDRFFASAHPKMRPVDAPVSGVFLAGCASGPKEIQVSIAQGSACASKVMQLLGTGELEADPMGAHVDPDKCIGCRTCVEVCKFGKISIENKKAVVDEVSCYGCGDCSAACPVGAIQMRNFENEQILAQVREATAHKSQCPFIVAFLCNWCSYACADLTGMSRIRYPTNIRVIRTMCSARVNPEFVLEALKGGADGVLVAGCRMDECHYIHGNFDAKKRMDILKEVIKEIGLDPKRLRTLWISAAEGERFSNTINEFVKELEEIGPIGSEFKQECAVPGVEEVTQ encoded by the coding sequence ATGCGAATCGGAGTCTACATTTGCCATTGCGGACTGAACATTGCAGGAGTAATTGACGTTTCAGCCCTTGAGGCAATGGCAAACGAACTGGAAGATGTGGTGCTTGCCCGGGAAGTACAGTTTCTATGTTCCGATTCCGGACAGGAAGGCATCATTAAGGACATAAAAGATAACAAACTTGACAGGGTTGTGGTAGCTGCCTGTTCCCCAAGGCTGCACGAAAAGACCTTCAGGCACGTCATGGAAAAAGCCGGCCTTAATCCTTACCTAATGGAGATGGTAAACATAAGAGAGCAGTGCTCCTGGGTGCATGCGGATGACCCGCAGATGGCGACCCAGAAAGCTTTTGACCTGATAAGGATGGGGGTTGCAAAAGCCCGGTTCCTAAGGGAATTGAGTGCAACAAACTCAAAAGCCAGCCGAAATGTTCTTATCATAGGGGGAGGGGTTGCAGGAATCGAAGCCGCCTTAAACCTTGCAGAAGCCGGTTTTCCCGTAACCATGGTAGAGAAGGAATCTACAATCGGAGGCAAAATGGCCCTGATGAATGAAGTATTCCCGACAAACGACTGCTCGATCTGTGTGCTTGCTCCCAAAATGACAGAAGTTCAGAACCATCCCAACATCACTCTTTATACATATTCTGAGGTTACCGATATCTCAGGATCGGTCGGAAAATTCCATGTTAGGGTCAAACGCAAACCAAGGTTCGTACTTGAGGACAAATGCAAGGGCTGCGTTGACCTCTGCTCCGGGGTCTGCCCTGTTGAAATCGAAAACCCCATGAACTACGGGATCGGAAAGACCCGGGCTATCTATATGCCAATCCCCCAGTCCGTTCCTCAGGTAGTGTTAATCGACCCTGACCACTGTGTGGGTTGCGGGCTCTGCCAGCTGGCATGTCCTGCAGAAGCTGTGGATTACGAACAGAAGCCGGAGGAAATCGAATTCGAAGCCGGAGCCATAATCGTTTCTACAGGTTACCAGCTCTTTGACGCTTCCCGGAAAAAGGAGTACGGGTTTGGAAAATATCCCGATGTCATAACGAATATGCAGCTTGAACGGATGCTGAACTCTGCAGGCCCGACAGGAGGAAGAGTCCTTGTGCCTTCCACCGGTGAGCCCCCAAAAAGCGTTGCATTTATCCAGTGTGTAGGATCAAGGGACAAAACCGTAGGCAACGAATACTGTTCAAGGGTCTGCTGTATGGCAGCCCTTAAAAATTCCCAGATGGTAAAGGAACGCTACCCTGATACTGATGTTACTATCCACTATATCGATATACGGGCTGCGGGGGAGATGTACGAAGAATACTACACAAGGACTCAGGAAATGGGTGTTGACTTCATCCGTGGAAAGGTTGCCGAGGTCTATTCCGGCGAAGACGGAAGGCCCGTTGTCCGTTTCGAAAATACCCTGGAATCCAGCGTTGAAGAAGAAGCCCATGACCTTGTTGTGCTCTCGACAGGCTACGAGCCGACCAAGGCTGCAGAGGGAATAGGCAGGATGCTTAACCTTGCGCGTCGCCCGGACCGTTTCTTTGCAAGCGCCCATCCGAAAATGCGTCCTGTAGATGCCCCGGTAAGCGGAGTTTTCCTTGCAGGCTGTGCTTCGGGGCCCAAAGAAATCCAGGTCTCCATAGCTCAGGGCAGTGCCTGTGCCTCTAAAGTTATGCAGCTTCTCGGGACCGGAGAACTTGAAGCCGACCCCATGGGAGCCCATGTTGATCCTGATAAGTGCATTGGCTGCAGGACATGTGTGGAAGTCTGCAAATTCGGAAAGATCAGCATTGAGAATAAAAAAGCTGTTGTGGACGAGGTCTCCTGTTACGGCTGCGGGGACTGCAGTGCCGCATGCCCTGTTGGGGCAATTCAGATGCGGAACTTTGAAAACGAACAGATCCTTGCCCAGGTCAGGGAGGCAACTGCTCATAAGTCCCAGTGCCCCTTTATTGTGGCTTTCCTCTGCAACTGGTGCAGTTATGCCTGTGCCGACCTGACCGGAATGTCAAGGATCCGTTATCCGACAAACATCAGGGTAATCCGTACCATGTGTTCGGCAAGGGTAAACCCCGAATTCGTGCTTGAAGCCCTCAAAGGCGGAGCGGACGGCGTGCTTGTTGCGGGCTGCAGGATGGATGAGTGCCACTATATTCACGGAAACTTTGATGCGAAAAAGCGTATGGACATCTTAAAAGAAGTCATTAAGGAAATCGGGCTTGACCCGAAAAGACTCCGGACTCTCTGGATCTCGGCTGCCGAAGGAGAACGTTTCTCAAATACGATTAATGAGTTTGTAAAGGAACTCGAAGAAATAGGGCCCATAGGAAGCGAGTTCAAGCAAGAATGTGCTGTTCCCGGGGTTGAGGAGGTGACACAGTGA
- a CDS encoding ferredoxin-thioredoxin reductase catalytic domain-containing protein: MSEHDELKNKMYEWTEKYANKAGYRLNPDKEALDYVLDGLASRIEKFGRRYCPCRIVTGDEDEDKKIVCPCIYHKDEIEKDGNCHCELFFKPS; this comes from the coding sequence ATGAGTGAACATGATGAATTAAAAAATAAGATGTATGAATGGACAGAAAAATACGCAAACAAGGCAGGCTACAGGCTTAACCCGGATAAAGAAGCTCTTGATTATGTTCTTGACGGGCTTGCTTCAAGGATTGAAAAGTTTGGGAGGCGCTACTGTCCCTGCAGAATAGTAACCGGGGACGAGGATGAGGATAAAAAGATAGTTTGTCCCTGCATCTATCATAAGGATGAAATTGAGAAAGATGGAAACTGCCACTGTGAACTTTTCTTCAAGCCCTCCTGA
- a CDS encoding pyrimidine dimer DNA glycosylase/endonuclease V gives MHALWPIITNNKKAYAHHPETLSWKGKLKALYLRHEALVEEMGRRGYNHHTPLDPALATGKAVQDEFVDSYEKQVRILKERGYECRV, from the coding sequence TTGCACGCCCTGTGGCCCATAATTACCAATAACAAGAAAGCTTATGCCCACCATCCAGAAACACTGAGTTGGAAAGGAAAGTTAAAGGCTCTCTACCTGAGACATGAGGCTCTTGTGGAAGAAATGGGAAGAAGAGGATATAATCACCATACCCCTCTTGACCCCGCCCTTGCTACAGGAAAAGCCGTGCAGGACGAGTTTGTTGACTCTTATGAAAAGCAGGTACGGATCCTCAAAGAAAGAGGATACGAATGCCGGGTCTGA